Proteins found in one Equus przewalskii isolate Varuska chromosome 20, EquPr2, whole genome shotgun sequence genomic segment:
- the CIB3 gene encoding calcium and integrin-binding family member 3, with protein sequence MGNKPAVFTHEQLEAYQDCTFFTRKEIMRLFYRYQDLAPQLVPLDYTSSPDVKVPYELISSMPELKDNPFRQRIAQVFSEDGDGHMTLDNFLDMFSVMSEMAPRDLKAYYAFKIYDFNDDDYICAWDLEQTVTKLTRGELSAEEVSLVCEKVLDEADADHDGRLSLDDFQHVILRAPDFLSTFHIRI encoded by the exons ATGGGCAACAAGCCGGCCGTTTTCACTCACGAGCAGCTGGAAGCGTATCAG GACTGCACCTTCTTCACGAGGAAGGAGATCATGAG GCTCTTCTATCGCTACCAGGACCTGGCCCCCCAGCTCGTCCCTCTGGACTACACCAGCAGCCCCGACGTGAAGGTGCCCTACGAGCTCATCAGCAGCATGCCTGAGCTGAAG GACAACCCCTTCCGCCAGCGCATCGCACAGGTCTTCTCCGAGGACGGGGACGGCCacatgaccttggacaacttCCTGGACATGTTCTCCGTGATGAGCGAAATGGCCCCCCGCGACCTCAAAGCCTACTACGCTTTTAAGATCTACG ACTTTAACGACGACGACTACATCTGCGCGTGGGACCTGGAGCAGACGGTGACCAAGCTGACGCGGGGCGAGCTGAGCGCCGAGGAGGTGAGCCTGGTGTGTGAGAAGGTGCTGGACGAGGCCGACGCGGACCACGACGGGCGGCTGTCCCTGGACGACTTCCAGCACGTGATCCTGCGGGCGCCCGACTTCCTCAG CACCTTCCACATCCGCATCTGA